A genome region from Chlorogloeopsis sp. ULAP01 includes the following:
- a CDS encoding YaaW family protein, with protein MDELRAALELATEDELQDLTAILFSRKFNPLDYVQTPEPIEIQSQGREAWLDALEQRFRFLAADGVTVLRGRTNQITYRQALIQVCKYLKINYSDDLSTIDLEAEVFLHLLGRVWKKLPEKEKQKLTVQVQRHLAKSQLSEPLPLSLQRDPFGLLVKGGSALAVTSIIQPLLLKQIARQFAMHFATYQVTKQATLQGGVAAASQFQNYVALQMARQGMAVSAARYGVVRSVFAFLGPMMWAWFLADLGWRAIATNYGRIIPTIFAIAQIRLTRTECWELA; from the coding sequence TTGGATGAACTAAGGGCGGCACTTGAACTGGCAACAGAAGACGAATTGCAGGACTTGACGGCAATTCTATTTAGCCGTAAGTTCAATCCCCTAGATTATGTTCAAACACCTGAACCGATAGAAATACAGAGCCAAGGGCGCGAAGCTTGGTTAGACGCATTAGAACAGCGTTTTCGCTTTTTAGCGGCCGATGGTGTAACTGTATTGCGGGGGCGTACAAACCAGATAACATATCGGCAGGCGCTAATTCAAGTGTGTAAGTATTTAAAAATCAACTATTCTGACGATTTGTCAACGATTGATTTAGAAGCCGAAGTCTTTTTACATCTGCTGGGGCGGGTTTGGAAAAAATTACCAGAAAAAGAAAAGCAAAAACTGACTGTACAGGTACAGCGTCATTTAGCTAAATCGCAACTGAGCGAACCACTACCGTTGTCTTTACAGCGCGATCCTTTCGGATTGCTGGTTAAAGGGGGTAGTGCTCTTGCTGTTACCTCCATCATTCAGCCATTACTGCTCAAACAAATTGCCCGTCAATTTGCGATGCACTTTGCCACCTATCAAGTTACTAAGCAAGCTACGCTTCAAGGAGGAGTAGCAGCAGCCAGCCAGTTTCAAAATTACGTCGCTTTGCAAATGGCACGGCAGGGAATGGCTGTGAGTGCAGCTCGGTATGGAGTTGTCCGCAGTGTTTTTGCCTTTTTAGGACCGATGATGTGGGCTTGGTTTCTAGCTGATTTAGGTTGGAGAGCGATCGCTACCAACTACGGTCGGATCATACCAACTATCTTTGCCATAGCTCAAATTCGCCTTACCCGCACAGAGTGTTGGGAACTAGCTTAA
- a CDS encoding (Fe-S)-binding protein, which translates to MQVSDDSIQNIASLKNLKGFDANHPPDPKLIDSCVHCGFCLSTCPSYRVIGKEMDSPRGRIYLMDAINEGEIALNTASVEHFDSCLGCLACVTTCPSGVQYDKLISATRHQVERNYPRSFFDKLLRQVIFSLFPRPNILRILLVPLFVYQKLGFSKLFRNSGLLKKISPRLAAMESILPEITLKSFQNNLADVIPAKGKKRYRVGVILGCVQRLFFSPVNEATVRVLTANGCEVIIPKSQGCCAALPEHQGQTEQAKALARQMIDSFENTGVDFVIINAAGCGHTLKEYGHILEDDPEYREKAKEFAGKVRDAQEFLATVGLTTKLSPLREKPLNLVYQDACHLLHGQKISVQPRQLLQQIPGVKLKEPLDAAICCGSAGVYNMLQPEVAEELGRQKVWNLLNTGADLITSPNPGCALQISKHLKLQGKEVAIAHPMELLDYSIRGEKLKI; encoded by the coding sequence ATGCAAGTTTCGGATGATTCTATTCAGAACATAGCGAGTTTGAAGAATTTGAAGGGGTTTGATGCTAATCATCCGCCCGATCCAAAGTTGATTGATAGTTGTGTGCATTGTGGGTTTTGTCTTTCGACTTGCCCTAGCTATCGGGTGATTGGCAAGGAGATGGATTCTCCTAGAGGACGTATCTATTTAATGGATGCGATTAATGAAGGCGAAATTGCACTGAATACGGCAAGTGTGGAACATTTTGATTCTTGTTTGGGTTGTCTTGCTTGTGTGACGACTTGCCCTTCTGGTGTGCAATACGATAAGTTAATTTCTGCTACTCGCCACCAAGTTGAACGTAATTATCCGCGCAGTTTTTTTGATAAATTATTGCGGCAGGTGATATTTTCTTTGTTTCCTAGACCAAATATTTTAAGAATATTACTGGTGCCATTATTTGTTTATCAGAAGTTAGGTTTTTCTAAGTTATTTCGCAATAGTGGTTTACTCAAGAAAATTTCTCCTCGATTGGCGGCGATGGAATCGATTTTACCGGAAATTACTTTGAAATCTTTTCAGAATAATTTAGCGGATGTGATTCCAGCAAAAGGTAAAAAACGCTATCGAGTCGGAGTAATTTTGGGATGCGTGCAGCGTTTATTTTTCTCGCCTGTGAATGAAGCAACGGTGCGAGTTTTAACTGCAAATGGTTGTGAGGTGATTATTCCTAAATCTCAAGGTTGTTGTGCGGCGCTTCCCGAACATCAAGGGCAAACTGAACAAGCTAAAGCTTTGGCTCGGCAGATGATTGATAGTTTTGAGAATACTGGTGTAGATTTTGTGATTATCAATGCTGCTGGATGTGGTCATACTTTAAAGGAATACGGTCATATTTTAGAAGATGATCCAGAATATCGGGAAAAGGCGAAGGAGTTTGCCGGAAAAGTCAGAGATGCACAAGAGTTTTTGGCGACAGTTGGGTTAACGACAAAACTTTCGCCATTGCGTGAAAAACCTTTAAATTTGGTTTATCAAGATGCGTGTCACCTCTTGCACGGACAAAAGATTAGCGTGCAACCACGGCAGTTGTTACAGCAAATTCCAGGGGTGAAATTGAAAGAACCTTTAGATGCTGCAATATGTTGTGGTAGTGCGGGAGTATATAATATGCTGCAACCGGAAGTAGCGGAAGAATTAGGAAGGCAAAAAGTCTGGAATTTATTGAATACTGGTGCTGATTTGATTACTTCACCTAATCCGGGTTGTGCATTGCAGATTAGTAAGCATTTAAAATTGCAAGGTAAGGAAGTAGCGATCGCTCATCCGATGGAGTTGTTAGATTATTCAATTCGAGGAGAGAAGTTAAAAATTTAA
- a CDS encoding O-antigen ligase family protein gives MTNNKGLMTKYKLPFLQHPDPKLQFAWNCAELGLLVFPFTPLIGGVVLGLAMLVTWLQKCRKIIYHPLNIGFALFIVLLIISTIFAFDKKEAILGLFNFLPFILFFAGFSTLIQTPEQLRRLSWILVVNSVPIVVIGLGQLFYSWHTTQQWEGFLGWAIAPGGNPPGRMAAIFMYANILAAYLVIVFILGLGLWLDTYQVFIRCNRNREQGIGNTENSLDASAASRRVRRFPPLALAPRKARLRSSEEQGRISATLSLLFLTVVVIANFVALILTNSRNGWAIACFACLAYALYQGWHIAVAGVTGFVTSIFLAAFAPLSIGAWFRKIVPAYFWARLNDQLYPDRPIGLLRKTQWQFAWSMSQKRPWTGWGLRNFTQLYETQTQIWLGHPHNLFLMLCAEIGLPATLLFCVLLGWIFIGGAKLLQNSQYFEKEDKLIFFSYLLVYGAWILFNTADVTLFDFRLNTISWLLLSSIPGIINHYKYSL, from the coding sequence ATGACTAATAACAAAGGACTAATGACAAAATATAAATTGCCTTTTCTTCAACATCCTGATCCTAAGCTCCAATTTGCTTGGAATTGTGCCGAGCTAGGATTGCTTGTCTTTCCATTCACCCCATTGATTGGGGGCGTGGTTTTGGGTTTAGCAATGCTAGTAACATGGCTGCAAAAATGTCGCAAAATTATTTATCATCCACTAAATATAGGTTTTGCGCTTTTCATTGTATTGTTAATCATTTCCACCATCTTTGCTTTTGACAAAAAAGAAGCAATTCTTGGCTTATTTAATTTCTTACCCTTCATTTTATTTTTTGCTGGCTTTAGTACCTTAATTCAAACACCAGAACAACTGCGACGACTATCTTGGATTTTGGTAGTTAACTCTGTCCCGATAGTAGTAATTGGCTTGGGGCAACTATTTTACAGTTGGCATACCACCCAGCAATGGGAAGGCTTTCTGGGATGGGCGATCGCACCGGGAGGAAACCCACCTGGGCGGATGGCTGCCATTTTTATGTATGCAAACATCTTGGCTGCCTACTTGGTGATAGTTTTTATTCTTGGATTGGGATTATGGCTAGATACTTATCAAGTATTTATAAGATGCAACAGAAATAGGGAACAGGGGATAGGGAACACAGAGAACTCTTTAGACGCTTCTGCGGCTTCCCGCAGGGTGCGGAGGTTTCCTCCGTTAGCGTTAGCCCCTCGTAAAGCGAGGCTCAGAAGTTCGGAGGAACAGGGAAGAATTTCTGCTACCCTTTCCTTGCTTTTCCTAACTGTAGTGGTGATTGCTAATTTCGTGGCATTGATTTTGACTAATTCTCGAAATGGATGGGCGATCGCTTGTTTTGCTTGTCTAGCCTATGCCCTATATCAGGGCTGGCATATTGCTGTCGCTGGCGTCACTGGCTTTGTGACAAGCATATTTTTAGCTGCTTTTGCTCCCTTATCAATTGGTGCTTGGTTTCGTAAAATTGTTCCAGCTTACTTTTGGGCGCGATTAAACGACCAATTGTATCCAGATCGACCGATAGGACTACTGCGCAAAACCCAATGGCAGTTTGCTTGGTCGATGTCTCAAAAGCGTCCTTGGACTGGTTGGGGTTTACGCAATTTTACTCAACTTTACGAAACACAAACACAAATCTGGTTAGGTCATCCCCATAATCTGTTTTTGATGCTCTGTGCAGAAATTGGGTTGCCAGCCACTCTCTTATTTTGTGTTTTACTAGGCTGGATTTTTATCGGGGGAGCTAAACTTTTACAAAATTCACAATATTTTGAAAAAGAAGATAAATTAATCTTTTTTAGTTATTTGCTAGTCTATGGAGCATGGATACTATTTAATACAGCTGATGTAACTCTCTTCGATTTTCGGTTAAATACAATTTCGTGGCTACTTTTAAGTTCAATTCCTGGTATAATTAATCACTATAAGTATTCACTTTAG
- a CDS encoding sodium:proton antiporter, translating into MIDIYIIDLFVIGLLLLFVTLGSGWISRLPLSFAIIYLVVGIILGPYGFELIQLRRAGVFNAQVLERLTEFVVIISVFSCGLKIVRPLGWRSWSITTRLIVFLMPFSIFGIAIVGRLFLGMNWGEAILLGAILAPTDPVLASEVQLTDTNDEDELRFGLTSEGGLNDALAFPFVYFGLYALKDNNWNNWLKNWVSIDLIWAIAAGIGMGVIVAKAVIWIEHKIQKRRRPDELMEDFIAISTILLTYSLTEIVNGYGFLAVFVAGLVVQRSYKNPEHTVAKLEFIERMEKLLEVGTILLLGSILLFQPMLTYASQSLLVIVFLFFIIRPLGAWISTIGKRSPSSRRRYLHPFTRGLFGWFGIRGVGSLYYLAYAFGHGLKGKIGEEISWITYTTIVVSVIIHGISSTPLMNLYERYIAERRDTHPPATISEFE; encoded by the coding sequence ATGATAGATATTTATATTATTGACCTATTTGTTATTGGTCTACTATTACTATTTGTGACATTGGGGTCGGGTTGGATTTCGCGTCTACCCCTTTCTTTTGCCATTATTTATTTAGTAGTTGGTATTATTTTAGGCCCTTATGGTTTTGAATTAATTCAATTACGTCGTGCTGGAGTATTCAATGCCCAAGTACTAGAGCGTTTAACAGAATTTGTAGTAATTATTTCAGTTTTTAGTTGTGGTTTAAAAATTGTTCGTCCATTGGGCTGGCGTTCTTGGAGTATTACAACGCGGCTCATAGTATTTTTGATGCCATTTTCTATTTTTGGAATAGCTATTGTAGGCAGATTATTTTTAGGTATGAATTGGGGAGAGGCAATTTTGTTAGGAGCGATTCTTGCTCCTACAGATCCAGTTTTAGCTTCAGAAGTTCAACTGACTGATACAAATGATGAAGATGAGTTACGTTTTGGTTTAACTTCAGAAGGTGGGTTAAATGATGCTTTAGCCTTTCCATTTGTTTATTTTGGTCTTTATGCTTTAAAAGATAATAATTGGAATAACTGGTTAAAAAATTGGGTAAGTATTGATTTAATTTGGGCTATTGCTGCTGGCATTGGCATGGGAGTTATTGTAGCTAAAGCAGTAATATGGATTGAGCATAAAATTCAAAAACGTCGTCGTCCTGATGAATTGATGGAGGATTTTATAGCCATTAGTACAATTTTATTAACTTATTCACTCACAGAAATTGTTAATGGCTATGGATTTCTTGCTGTATTTGTAGCTGGGTTAGTTGTACAGAGAAGTTATAAAAATCCAGAACATACCGTGGCAAAATTGGAATTCATAGAGCGCATGGAAAAGCTATTAGAAGTAGGAACCATTTTACTATTGGGTTCAATATTATTATTTCAACCCATGCTCACTTATGCGAGCCAATCCTTATTAGTAATAGTATTTTTGTTTTTTATCATTCGACCCCTTGGTGCTTGGATAAGTACAATTGGTAAACGTTCCCCTTCTTCACGCCGTCGTTATTTGCATCCATTTACCCGTGGGTTGTTTGGTTGGTTTGGGATTCGTGGTGTAGGCTCTTTATATTATCTTGCCTATGCCTTTGGTCATGGTTTGAAAGGCAAAATAGGTGAAGAAATTTCTTGGATTACTTATACAACTATTGTTGTTTCTGTAATTATCCACGGTATTAGCTCCACTCCATTAATGAATTTGTATGAACGCTATATTGCTGAACGTAGAGATACTCATCCGCCTGCAACAATTAGTGAATTTGAGTAA
- a CDS encoding PAS domain S-box protein encodes MKDEKKTKKQLIRELAALRQNFSNLQKLVVQQQAKAVQQQKMQRDQRLTNREHSIQGDLNLDIVLQKSQLYEKTQALLQKEQALKQVIQSIRNSLDLETIFATAVREIAPLLGAERVHIVQYLPERQLWLNVMDYCQTPELPSALGLEIPDVGNEIAARLKRLEVVQIEDSSTCSDEINRSYAQTYPGAWLLVPLHFGSSIWGSLGLVRNKQPLSWQPEEVELILAVADQLAIAIQQSILLLQLQAELTERQQIETALQQKQYFLHRILETTPDIIYVYDLVEQRNIYINRQIWEILGYTSHQIQSMGETVLPTLVHPDDMPRVTEHLKSFLSLNEGEATEIEYRMKHAHGEWRWLSSRETVFTKNADGVPVQILGAASDITKRKQADEQICEQAALLDIATDAIVIQDLENKILFWNKSAERIYGWQAQEALGKNANQLLYKQKSLQLKEALDQVNLVGEWYGELYQLGKDGKEIIVASHWTLVRDQQGTPKSILTVNSNITQKKQLEAQFLRAQRLDSLGTLASGIAHDLNNILTPMLMSAQLLQMKISDEQHQPLIQTLTNNTQRGAALVKQVLSFARGVEGKRTILQLQHLILEIKQFAQQTFPKHIEFSIEIASNLWTISGNATQLHQMLMNLIINARDAMSNGGILSITAENFYVDETYAKMNLDASVGPHIVINVQDTGIGMPPEILDKIFEPFFTTKEVGQGTGLGLSSVLGIIKSHDGFINVYSTVGKGTQFQVFLKAVVQKPTQQTTETELLAGNGELILVVDDEIEILEITKTTLLRYNYRVLTAKNGIEAIDIYIQNRGAISAILVDMMMPIMDGLTTIRTLQKINPLVKVISSSGLSESKQLCQVCGTTTFLLKPYSIKQLLEVLHNTIN; translated from the coding sequence ATGAAAGATGAGAAAAAGACTAAAAAGCAGCTGATTAGAGAATTAGCTGCGCTGCGTCAAAACTTTTCTAACTTACAAAAATTAGTTGTTCAGCAGCAGGCAAAAGCGGTACAGCAACAGAAAATGCAGCGAGATCAACGACTCACAAATAGGGAGCATTCCATCCAGGGGGATTTGAACTTAGATATTGTGCTTCAGAAAAGCCAGCTGTACGAAAAAACTCAAGCTCTCCTGCAAAAAGAGCAGGCTCTCAAGCAGGTGATTCAAAGTATCCGCAATTCTCTAGACTTAGAAACTATTTTTGCCACAGCAGTACGTGAGATTGCTCCGCTTTTAGGAGCCGAGCGAGTTCATATTGTGCAGTACCTACCCGAACGTCAACTGTGGTTAAATGTGATGGATTATTGCCAAACTCCAGAGCTACCAAGTGCTTTGGGGTTAGAAATTCCTGATGTTGGCAACGAGATTGCCGCCCGACTCAAGCGCTTGGAAGTTGTGCAAATAGAAGACTCCAGCACTTGTTCAGATGAAATTAATCGCAGCTATGCTCAAACTTATCCTGGAGCGTGGTTGTTAGTACCATTGCACTTTGGCTCTTCGATTTGGGGCAGTCTCGGCTTAGTCAGAAATAAGCAACCGTTGTCTTGGCAACCAGAGGAAGTAGAATTAATCCTGGCAGTAGCCGATCAACTAGCGATCGCTATTCAGCAATCTATACTCTTGCTGCAACTACAAGCCGAACTCACCGAACGTCAGCAAATAGAAACTGCACTGCAACAAAAGCAGTATTTTCTGCACAGAATTTTGGAAACAACTCCAGACATTATCTATGTTTATGATTTAGTAGAACAGCGCAATATTTATATAAATCGCCAAATTTGGGAGATTCTTGGCTACACCTCACACCAAATTCAATCAATGGGAGAGACTGTATTACCAACTCTTGTTCATCCGGATGATATGCCAAGAGTTACAGAACACCTTAAAAGTTTTCTTAGTCTCAATGAAGGTGAAGCCACTGAAATAGAATACAGAATGAAACACGCTCATGGGGAGTGGCGTTGGTTGAGTAGTCGTGAAACTGTATTCACGAAAAATGCAGATGGTGTGCCAGTACAAATTTTAGGTGCGGCTAGTGATATCACTAAGCGCAAGCAGGCAGATGAACAAATTTGTGAACAAGCTGCTTTGCTTGATATTGCTACAGATGCAATTGTGATTCAAGATTTGGAAAACAAAATTTTATTCTGGAACAAAAGCGCCGAGCGAATTTATGGTTGGCAAGCACAAGAAGCTTTGGGTAAAAATGCCAATCAGCTCCTGTACAAGCAAAAATCGCTGCAATTGAAAGAAGCTCTAGACCAAGTTAACCTTGTAGGTGAATGGTATGGAGAATTATATCAACTAGGCAAAGATGGTAAAGAAATAATCGTTGCCAGCCATTGGACTCTTGTACGTGATCAACAAGGTACTCCAAAATCTATCCTTACTGTCAATAGCAATATCACACAAAAAAAACAACTCGAAGCCCAGTTTCTTCGTGCTCAACGATTGGATAGCTTAGGTACCCTTGCAAGTGGCATTGCTCACGACCTCAATAATATCCTGACTCCAATGCTAATGTCTGCTCAACTTTTGCAAATGAAAATCTCTGATGAGCAACATCAGCCACTAATTCAAACCTTGACGAATAATACTCAACGCGGTGCTGCTTTGGTTAAGCAAGTGTTATCGTTTGCTCGTGGTGTTGAAGGTAAGCGCACGATTTTACAGCTTCAGCATTTAATCTTAGAAATTAAGCAGTTTGCTCAACAAACTTTTCCCAAACACATCGAATTTAGTATAGAAATTGCATCAAACCTTTGGACTATTTCTGGAAATGCTACACAACTTCATCAGATGTTAATGAATCTGATAATTAATGCTCGCGATGCCATGTCTAACGGAGGGATTTTGAGTATCACTGCTGAAAATTTCTACGTTGATGAAACTTATGCCAAGATGAATCTTGATGCTTCTGTTGGCCCGCATATTGTTATTAATGTTCAGGATACTGGAATCGGTATGCCTCCAGAAATATTAGATAAAATTTTTGAGCCTTTTTTCACAACTAAAGAAGTTGGACAAGGTACAGGATTGGGACTTTCAAGTGTACTTGGTATTATTAAAAGCCACGACGGTTTTATTAATGTTTATAGTACTGTTGGTAAAGGAACGCAATTTCAAGTTTTTTTAAAAGCAGTAGTACAAAAGCCAACGCAACAAACAACAGAGACAGAATTACTTGCAGGCAATGGAGAATTAATTTTAGTAGTAGATGATGAAATAGAAATTTTAGAGATTACTAAAACAACTCTTTTGAGATATAACTATAGAGTTCTTACTGCTAAAAATGGTATTGAAGCAATAGATATTTACATTCAAAATCGAGGTGCAATCAGTGCAATTCTGGTTGATATGATGATGCCTATTATGGATGGTTTAACTACCATTCGTACTTTGCAAAAAATTAATCCACTTGTTAAAGTTATCTCATCTAGCGGACTTTCAGAAAGTAAGCAGCTTTGTCAAGTATGTGGCACAACAACATTTTTGTTAAAACCATATTCAATTAAGCAATTATTAGAAGTTTTACATAATACTATTAATTAA
- a CDS encoding FAD-binding oxidoreductase: MSSKQLPPHMCTSELASIVGEDAVCLWEHLTPTEQKPLLEAISSGNHPICIVYPQTTEQLARAIAQAHHNNWRVLACGSGSKLSWGGLIKEVDFVVSTERLKQLINHAVGDLTVTVEAGMKFCELQSILAKANQFLALDPVVPESATIGGIVATADTGSLRQRYGSVRDQLLGISFVRADGQIAKAGGRVVKNVAGYDLMKLFTGSYGTLGVITQATFRVYPLPQISGTVVLTGTAENVSQAAATLRNSALTPTQADLLSSQLVSSLGLGKKLGLIARFQSIAESVREQSNRLVEVGQQLDLQGIIYSAADEADLWQRLRESIHSRGNESVITCKIGVLPTAALKVLTQAQKGVIHIASGLGVLQFESEVGVKQVLQMRSLCEANRGFLTILEAPVMVKQKLDVWGYTGNALEIMKRLKVQFDTKDILSSGRFVGGI; encoded by the coding sequence ATGTCTAGTAAACAGCTGCCACCCCATATGTGTACTTCTGAACTTGCATCTATTGTGGGCGAAGATGCTGTATGTCTTTGGGAACATTTAACACCTACTGAGCAAAAACCTTTATTAGAAGCAATATCATCTGGAAATCATCCTATTTGTATTGTTTATCCCCAAACTACAGAACAACTAGCTCGTGCGATCGCCCAAGCCCACCATAATAACTGGCGAGTTCTTGCTTGTGGCAGTGGTAGTAAACTCAGTTGGGGAGGGTTAATCAAGGAAGTTGATTTTGTAGTTAGTACAGAACGTCTCAAACAGTTAATTAATCATGCCGTCGGCGATCTGACAGTTACAGTCGAAGCGGGAATGAAGTTCTGTGAACTCCAGTCTATTTTGGCTAAAGCTAATCAATTTCTTGCCCTTGATCCTGTAGTGCCAGAATCAGCAACTATCGGTGGTATTGTTGCTACAGCAGATACAGGTTCTCTCAGGCAGCGTTATGGTAGCGTTCGCGATCAACTGTTGGGCATCAGCTTTGTACGTGCCGATGGACAAATCGCTAAAGCCGGAGGACGAGTGGTAAAAAATGTTGCCGGTTATGACTTAATGAAGTTGTTTACGGGTTCTTACGGCACTTTGGGAGTAATTACTCAAGCCACGTTTCGTGTTTATCCGTTACCGCAAATATCGGGAACTGTAGTACTGACTGGCACGGCAGAGAATGTATCCCAAGCAGCTGCGACTCTGCGTAATTCAGCACTGACACCGACTCAGGCAGATTTACTTTCTTCTCAACTAGTATCTAGCTTGGGCTTAGGTAAAAAATTGGGATTAATTGCACGCTTCCAAAGTATAGCTGAGAGTGTGAGGGAACAGTCAAACCGACTTGTGGAAGTAGGACAACAGTTGGATTTACAAGGAATTATTTATTCGGCAGCAGACGAAGCTGATTTATGGCAAAGATTACGAGAATCAATTCATTCTCGTGGCAATGAGTCGGTAATTACTTGCAAAATAGGAGTATTACCCACAGCTGCACTGAAAGTTTTAACTCAGGCGCAAAAGGGTGTAATTCATATTGCTAGCGGTTTGGGGGTATTGCAGTTTGAAAGTGAAGTAGGGGTTAAGCAAGTTTTACAGATGCGATCGCTCTGTGAGGCGAATAGGGGTTTTCTGACTATTTTGGAAGCGCCAGTGATGGTTAAACAAAAATTAGATGTGTGGGGTTACACTGGCAATGCTTTGGAGATCATGAAGCGACTAAAAGTACAGTTTGACACTAAAGATATTTTAAGTTCTGGTCGTTTTGTGGGTGGAATTTAG
- a CDS encoding CmpA/NrtA family ABC transporter substrate-binding protein yields the protein MSEFFNQFTRRKFLLTASLSASAVLLKGCLGNPPEPGGGSAQTQSAVQPVANISPEQAPETTKVKLGYVPIVEAAPLIIAKERGFFAKYGMTDVELSKQASWGSARDNVEIGSAGGGIDGGQWQMPMPHLITEGLITKGNQKIPMYVLAQLNTHGNGIAIASKHQGKGISLQLAGAKSLFSQLKSSNAPFTAAQTFPAVNQDFWIRYWLAAGGIDPDADIKLLTVPAAQTVANMKTGTMDAFSTGDPWPYRIVKDKIGFLATLTAEIWKNHPEEYFAMRGDWVDKNPKATRALLKGIMEAQQWLDNFDNRKEAAEILGGRNYFNLPAEILAGPFQGNYDMGDGRTVNDKSMAPYYWKDGRGSVSYPYKSHDLWFITESVRWNFLPKDYIANNGAKAKELINKVNREDIWKQAAKEAGIATADIPTNTSRGVEEFFDGIKFDPDKPEAYLKSLKIKKVSV from the coding sequence ATGTCTGAGTTTTTCAACCAATTTACTCGTCGCAAATTTTTATTAACAGCAAGTTTATCTGCTAGTGCTGTTTTACTGAAAGGTTGTTTAGGAAATCCACCAGAACCAGGTGGTGGCAGCGCTCAAACTCAGTCAGCAGTGCAGCCAGTTGCGAATATTAGTCCAGAACAAGCACCAGAAACTACTAAAGTTAAACTGGGATACGTTCCGATTGTTGAAGCAGCGCCTTTAATTATTGCCAAAGAAAGAGGCTTTTTTGCTAAGTATGGCATGACTGATGTTGAACTTTCCAAGCAAGCTTCTTGGGGTTCGGCAAGGGATAATGTTGAAATTGGATCTGCTGGTGGTGGGATTGATGGCGGACAATGGCAGATGCCAATGCCACATTTAATTACAGAAGGTTTAATTACCAAGGGCAATCAAAAAATTCCCATGTATGTTTTAGCGCAGTTGAATACCCATGGGAACGGAATTGCGATCGCAAGTAAGCACCAAGGCAAGGGTATTAGCTTGCAACTTGCTGGCGCTAAATCTTTATTTAGCCAACTCAAATCAAGCAACGCACCTTTCACAGCAGCTCAAACATTTCCCGCAGTCAACCAAGATTTTTGGATTCGCTATTGGTTAGCTGCCGGCGGTATAGATCCAGATGCAGATATAAAGTTGCTAACGGTGCCGGCAGCGCAAACAGTCGCCAACATGAAGACAGGAACAATGGATGCCTTCAGTACCGGCGATCCTTGGCCTTATCGTATTGTCAAAGACAAAATTGGCTTTTTGGCAACATTAACAGCAGAAATTTGGAAGAATCACCCGGAAGAATATTTTGCGATGAGAGGTGATTGGGTTGATAAAAATCCCAAAGCCACCAGAGCACTTTTAAAAGGAATTATGGAAGCGCAGCAATGGTTAGATAATTTTGACAACCGCAAAGAAGCAGCAGAAATTCTCGGTGGACGCAACTATTTTAATCTACCAGCAGAAATTTTGGCAGGGCCATTTCAAGGCAATTACGACATGGGTGATGGGCGCACAGTAAATGATAAATCAATGGCACCTTACTACTGGAAAGATGGAAGAGGTAGCGTTTCTTATCCTTACAAGAGCCATGATTTGTGGTTTATTACAGAAAGTGTGCGTTGGAACTTCTTGCCCAAAGATTACATAGCTAATAATGGTGCCAAAGCGAAGGAATTAATCAATAAAGTCAACCGTGAAGATATTTGGAAACAAGCAGCAAAAGAAGCAGGAATAGCTACTGCTGACATTCCCACAAATACATCTCGTGGTGTAGAAGAATTTTTTGATGGCATCAAGTTTGATCCAGACAAGCCAGAAGCATACTTAAAGAGCCTCAAAATCAAGAAAGTCAGTGTGTAG